In a single window of the Thermofilum uzonense genome:
- a CDS encoding transcription initiation factor IIB, which translates to MEKKNIREEESPGEAELELRCPQCGSTKLIYDATRGEIICANCGYVMSEREIDRGAEWRAFTPEERERRSRVGAPISRFGIESLVTDIDWAGRDAAGREISLRKKIEMLRLRKWQVRARAQSSMERNLAQAVVELERLGAQLGLPKSVLDRAIEIYRRALDSNLVRGRSIESVMAAAVYAACREMRLPRTLDEIAIYTRAGRKDVARCYRLLLREAAIKVPLPNASDFVPRIGSLLRLSGSTIKRAMEIIEQARSAGLTAGKDPAGLAAAAIYIAAIQNGEMRTQKEVARAAKVTEVTVRNRYKELVKKLGIKLPIKPNR; encoded by the coding sequence ATGGAAAAAAAGAATATTAGAGAGGAGGAATCGCCGGGCGAAGCGGAGTTAGAGCTTAGATGTCCACAATGCGGAAGTACCAAACTTATATATGATGCTACAAGAGGCGAAATAATCTGTGCGAATTGCGGATACGTGATGAGTGAGCGTGAGATTGATCGAGGTGCGGAGTGGAGAGCCTTCACACCAGAAGAAAGGGAGAGACGTAGCCGAGTTGGAGCACCCATTTCAAGATTTGGAATCGAGAGCCTTGTAACAGATATTGATTGGGCTGGAAGAGATGCGGCGGGACGGGAGATAAGTCTTAGGAAGAAAATTGAAATGTTGAGACTAAGAAAATGGCAGGTAAGGGCTAGAGCTCAAAGCTCAATGGAGAGGAATCTCGCTCAAGCAGTTGTCGAGTTAGAAAGGCTAGGTGCTCAGCTAGGGCTTCCCAAATCAGTCCTAGATAGGGCTATAGAGATATATCGCAGAGCACTAGATAGTAACCTTGTTAGAGGCCGGAGCATTGAATCCGTGATGGCTGCAGCCGTTTATGCAGCCTGCCGTGAGATGAGGCTTCCCAGGACACTTGATGAGATAGCTATTTACACAAGGGCAGGACGTAAAGATGTTGCAAGATGCTATAGGCTCTTGCTAAGAGAAGCAGCGATAAAGGTTCCCCTCCCTAATGCCTCTGATTTTGTTCCAAGGATCGGCTCTTTGCTAAGATTATCCGGTTCAACAATAAAAAGAGCAATGGAGATAATTGAACAGGCTAGAAGTGCAGGACTTACCGCTGGCAAGGATCCTGCAGGACTTGCGGCGGCAGCCATTTACATAGCTGCTATCCAGAATGGAGAGATGCGTACACAGAAAGAAGTTGCCCGGGCGGCAAAGGTTACCGAGGTAACTGTACGCAACAGATACAAGGAGCTTGTAAAGAAGCTCGGTATAAAGTTGCCCATCAAGCCCAACAGGTAG
- the dph5 gene encoding diphthine synthase yields the protein MLVIGGLGLYGLRDVSLGLMEEIKTADIVFLEEYTSITPDFSKSVFEKITGKTLRSLSRKDLENGITEEILEASQKLKVVFLTFGNPLIATTHAYLVAEAYKRGIEVKIIPAPSVIDAILCSTGLHIYKFGRVATLVYPQKEFNFYPYTSYRVIGDNLDRGLHTLLLLDIKAEENKYMSIPEAAELLMMLEEKFREGVISPDTIIIAVSRALTPTEEVFVGKISEAISLKKTAPPHSIVIPGILHDTEIDFLQYKLRMSREVFIEWNKSVGKRLRSI from the coding sequence ATGCTTGTAATAGGAGGGCTAGGGCTATACGGTTTACGTGATGTTTCGCTAGGTTTAATGGAAGAAATAAAGACCGCGGATATCGTATTCTTAGAAGAATACACAAGCATAACACCGGATTTCTCAAAATCTGTTTTCGAGAAGATTACCGGGAAAACCCTAAGATCTCTTAGCCGCAAGGATTTAGAGAACGGTATAACCGAAGAAATATTGGAAGCCTCTCAAAAACTGAAAGTAGTCTTTCTTACATTTGGAAATCCACTTATAGCTACGACACATGCATACTTAGTCGCGGAGGCTTACAAGAGGGGTATAGAAGTAAAAATCATTCCAGCCCCATCAGTAATAGATGCCATTTTGTGTTCAACTGGACTCCACATCTATAAGTTTGGACGGGTAGCCACGCTTGTTTATCCGCAGAAGGAATTCAACTTTTATCCCTACACGTCATACAGGGTTATAGGAGACAACCTAGATCGCGGTTTACATACACTGCTGCTACTCGACATAAAGGCTGAAGAGAATAAGTATATGAGTATTCCTGAGGCTGCAGAGTTACTCATGATGCTAGAGGAAAAGTTCCGCGAGGGAGTAATAAGCCCCGACACTATAATTATAGCTGTTTCGCGAGCGCTTACACCAACGGAAGAAGTCTTTGTTGGTAAAATAAGTGAAGCGATATCTCTTAAGAAAACCGCGCCGCCCCACTCTATAGTTATCCCTGGTATTCTCCACGATACAGAAATAGATTTTTTACAGTATAAGCTTCGAATGAGCCGAGAGGTGTTTATTGAATGGAACAAGTCTGTCGGGAAAAGGCTTCGAAGTATATAA
- a CDS encoding DUF357 domain-containing protein: protein MEQVCREKASKYISNVNAALETLKFTSDGKDIETVINQARLYLSDSQHYSKLGDCLTAIACASYAEGLLDALRILGKAEFEWRKPQDNVATHRVLVGGVFDLLHPGHIYFLRKAGEYGKVYVVVARDATVIETKGKKPLMKETDRVLLLNSLKLVEEAFLGDYPPNFASAIERVKPDYVVLGADQIWLKPKVEESLKEVGSKAKIVFIEERIEGYSSSNLQKLLGYPQ from the coding sequence ATGGAACAAGTCTGTCGGGAAAAGGCTTCGAAGTATATAAGCAACGTCAATGCTGCGTTAGAGACACTCAAATTTACGAGTGATGGAAAAGACATTGAGACTGTGATTAACCAGGCAAGACTGTATTTGTCTGACTCGCAACACTATTCTAAATTGGGTGACTGTTTAACAGCCATAGCTTGCGCCTCCTACGCGGAAGGCCTTCTAGACGCGTTGAGAATACTTGGCAAGGCTGAGTTTGAGTGGAGAAAACCGCAAGACAACGTGGCCACTCACAGAGTACTCGTAGGAGGTGTTTTTGACCTCCTTCATCCCGGCCATATATATTTTCTTAGGAAGGCAGGCGAGTATGGAAAGGTCTACGTTGTTGTTGCAAGGGATGCGACGGTTATTGAAACCAAAGGAAAAAAACCTTTAATGAAAGAAACGGATAGAGTTTTACTACTCAACAGCCTGAAGCTTGTGGAAGAAGCCTTTCTAGGCGATTACCCGCCGAACTTTGCAAGTGCGATTGAAAGGGTTAAGCCTGACTATGTCGTCCTTGGTGCCGATCAGATATGGCTTAAGCCTAAGGTCGAGGAGTCATTAAAGGAGGTTGGTTCCAAGGCCAAAATAGTTTTCATTGAGGAAAGAATAGAGGGTTATTCCTCGAGTAATCTTCAAAAGCTTCTAGGCTACCCCCAGTAA
- a CDS encoding translin family protein gives MSLDEEVIRENIRKAGQELTILDESREELLALTREITRKTREAIFAMHRGDFEKSMQMLREAETLLREVEKYKKESPNIYYGGSTLSAQAEYVEATTLFAILSHQRIPTIDELRVEPQAYLLGMGDLVGEIRRNILDNLRKDDVQRAWDLLQLMETVFFELSKLSFPETLAPGLRHKIDVARALIENTRKDILFSEKSSALTRMFQKALKEI, from the coding sequence ATGTCCTTAGACGAAGAAGTAATAAGGGAGAATATTAGAAAGGCCGGACAAGAATTGACGATCCTAGACGAGAGTAGGGAAGAGCTTCTCGCTCTCACCCGCGAAATAACTAGGAAAACTCGTGAAGCGATCTTTGCTATGCATAGGGGGGATTTCGAGAAAAGCATGCAGATGTTAAGGGAAGCCGAGACTCTTTTAAGAGAGGTTGAGAAATACAAGAAAGAGTCCCCTAACATTTATTACGGTGGCTCCACGCTTTCCGCTCAAGCTGAATATGTAGAGGCTACGACGCTCTTCGCGATTCTATCGCATCAAAGGATCCCGACGATCGATGAGTTGAGGGTAGAGCCACAAGCTTACCTGTTGGGTATGGGCGATCTGGTGGGAGAGATTAGGAGGAATATTTTAGACAATCTACGTAAAGACGATGTTCAGAGAGCTTGGGATCTCTTGCAGCTAATGGAGACCGTATTCTTCGAGCTAAGTAAGCTGTCGTTTCCCGAGACTCTAGCTCCAGGCTTACGTCATAAAATAGACGTTGCGCGTGCCTTGATCGAAAACACTCGAAAAGACATCTTGTTCTCGGAAAAGTCTAGTGCTCTCACGAGAATGTTTCAAAAAGCCTTGAAGGAAATATGA
- a CDS encoding endonuclease V: MIPVNFSIEKARLAQKKIAEKVVERDEIELPLRLAAGVDVAYKNDKAFAAGVVVDVQTLSPVEVSVTEVEVKFPYIPTLLAFREVWPAFKALKKLRSTYQVLFVDGNGRLHPYKAGFACHLGVVVGKPTIGVAKKLLMGSVERLSDKLGMVIYNGEVLAYAVKLGRSRRDIYISVGNKLTLNTALKLAISLTKSNASLPEPIRLAHIYATSARKRNS; this comes from the coding sequence ATGATACCTGTGAACTTTTCAATCGAGAAGGCACGGCTCGCCCAGAAGAAAATAGCTGAAAAGGTTGTGGAGAGAGATGAAATAGAACTTCCACTGAGGCTAGCGGCGGGCGTCGATGTGGCTTATAAAAACGACAAGGCATTCGCAGCCGGTGTTGTAGTCGACGTGCAAACTCTTTCACCCGTGGAAGTCTCAGTAACAGAGGTGGAGGTGAAATTTCCATATATCCCGACGCTGCTCGCTTTTAGAGAAGTATGGCCGGCATTCAAAGCTCTCAAGAAACTGCGCTCAACATACCAGGTGCTATTCGTAGACGGCAACGGTCGCCTACACCCTTACAAGGCGGGCTTTGCTTGTCATCTTGGAGTTGTAGTAGGGAAGCCGACTATAGGAGTTGCCAAGAAGCTTTTGATGGGTAGCGTCGAGCGATTAAGCGATAAGCTAGGGATGGTAATCTATAACGGTGAGGTTTTAGCCTACGCTGTGAAGTTAGGTCGTTCGCGGAGAGACATTTACATTAGTGTTGGAAATAAGCTGACATTGAATACGGCGTTGAAGCTCGCGATAAGTCTAACCAAGAGTAATGCTTCTCTTCCAGAGCCAATCAGACTGGCCCACATCTACGCTACGAGTGCCAGGAAGAGAAACTCCTAG
- the map gene encoding type II methionyl aminopeptidase, with protein sequence MFEEYLRAGEIARQALKLAIDTVAEGTPLIDIAEKLEGFIRAKGGKPAFPVNISINDVAAHYSPSIEDQQVIPRGSIVKVDLGVHIDGYIADTAVTIFFDNKFRLHVKAALEALEEAASTIKPGVGVNDIAKAISRKIYSHGLHPIRNLTGHKIERYNLHAGKSVPNVPGPEYLASRILENEVYAVEPFATDGTGFVSERGPSNIYRVISVKKVPKNETLNEVLEALWREVGGLPFSERWVVDKILERGQLEELVNIKRVYHYPRLVEDSQGFVSQFEDTLIVTKEKAIQLANSASLYRSLVDI encoded by the coding sequence ATGTTCGAGGAATATCTTAGAGCTGGAGAGATCGCAAGGCAGGCTCTCAAACTAGCAATTGATACTGTAGCTGAGGGAACGCCTCTCATAGATATAGCCGAAAAACTGGAAGGCTTCATAAGAGCTAAGGGCGGAAAACCAGCCTTCCCGGTGAACATATCCATCAATGATGTAGCGGCGCACTATTCTCCAAGCATTGAGGACCAACAAGTTATCCCACGTGGCTCCATCGTGAAGGTCGATCTAGGAGTTCACATTGATGGATATATAGCTGATACGGCGGTGACCATATTCTTTGACAATAAGTTTCGCCTCCATGTTAAAGCTGCTCTCGAAGCTTTAGAAGAAGCAGCTTCCACTATTAAGCCTGGGGTTGGAGTGAATGACATTGCCAAGGCAATCTCTAGAAAAATCTATTCGCATGGTCTTCATCCTATCAGAAACTTAACCGGGCACAAAATCGAGAGATATAATCTCCATGCCGGCAAAAGCGTCCCTAATGTTCCAGGCCCGGAATACTTAGCATCCCGTATACTAGAAAATGAAGTCTACGCAGTTGAACCCTTCGCGACCGACGGAACAGGTTTTGTGAGTGAGAGAGGGCCCAGTAACATTTACAGGGTGATCTCGGTTAAAAAAGTTCCTAAAAATGAAACACTTAACGAGGTGCTAGAAGCGCTTTGGAGAGAGGTTGGAGGACTACCCTTCTCAGAGAGATGGGTGGTTGATAAAATACTTGAACGAGGGCAGCTAGAAGAACTTGTAAACATAAAAAGAGTTTATCATTATCCTAGACTCGTCGAAGATTCTCAAGGCTTCGTAAGCCAATTTGAAGACACCTTGATTGTCACAAAAGAAAAGGCAATCCAGTTAGCAAATTCGGCATCTCTCTACAGGAGCCTTGTCGACATCTGA
- a CDS encoding PIN domain-containing protein — MCKTVLIDTSVLMYIVEKRLNPIEVLFPAEKPICHVVIPDVVHNELQKLSADKASKKGVIAASAIILVEQILKTNPNLFSYIKIAGTHEDIDSVLIGEARLRGYILATADREMKKRAEKMGVEVLFLRRAKGRLI, encoded by the coding sequence ATGTGTAAAACAGTACTTATCGATACAAGTGTTCTCATGTATATCGTTGAAAAGAGGCTAAATCCGATCGAAGTACTTTTCCCCGCTGAGAAGCCAATATGTCATGTAGTAATCCCAGATGTTGTTCATAATGAACTCCAAAAACTTTCAGCCGATAAGGCATCGAAAAAAGGCGTAATTGCTGCAAGTGCTATTATTTTGGTTGAACAGATTCTCAAAACAAATCCTAATCTTTTCAGTTACATTAAGATTGCAGGCACCCATGAAGACATTGATAGTGTTTTAATTGGTGAAGCCAGGCTAAGGGGGTATATCTTAGCGACCGCTGATCGAGAGATGAAGAAACGTGCCGAAAAAATGGGGGTTGAGGTTTTGTTTTTAAGAAGGGCTAAAGGAAGACTTATATAG